The Mercurialis annua linkage group LG7, ddMerAnnu1.2, whole genome shotgun sequence genome includes the window TTATGTGagttatataataattttgttgcacttttttttttcaatatgcACTAAAATAATGAATTTAGTTTGATTATTTCACTCTATGAATTTAAAGAAAAGTTATAAGAAgttataataaaacaaataatattatttcattcttctttttgttttggttttagaACCGAAATCAATGGAACGActctcaatttaaaaatatttttctcaaaagtTGCGTTTTtgtaaatactaaaaaaaactgcattttgtaaatattataatcaatgtgttttataaatatttatagtttttgcACTCAATTTTCAAGTTcttaaaaagaggaaataaaaataaatcaaccaTGTCCAAATGTAtattcttttcttcattttactttaattttgcATATCATATTTGTTTCTTATTAATTTCGGTATTTTCTTtccaaaacaattaattaaaatcaatttttgttaacgtttatgACATGAGATAGTATTAGGGTTAATGTTAAGGGTTTGTATTAGGTTTAAGATTTGAAAACGTCTCCTCTGAAGAGATGTTATCTGGAAACGTCCTCATaagatttttagaattttttttaggaGCGGTATTTAATAGTCcacttaattaatttatcaaagtTATCACATGAAACATTCAACAAATGTTTTAGTGTGTTTTGCAACAATGTCTATGGCAAGTGTGCCGGTAAAAGATAAACTTTTACTTATTGAGTTCTTAATAATTAATAGGcataattgttaaaaaatatcccgaatttaagtcaaactaaTTAAATTCTCCCTCACGTTTAAAAAACATAAGATTGTTTTCCAGAACTTTTAGTTGATTTAGTCAAATGAtcatcaaaattttgaaatgtacAAGAAAAACCAATGATAAACTTTTCTGTGCAGTCTATTACAAAGAATCTTCTTGCAATATGAATACATTTATTCTGTATTTTTCTCAGGTAATCGGCTAAAGTAAACTAGAAATTCTATATTGCCCTCAGCGCCTTTTAAAGGAGACTCGATCCAGCCTTTGCTGCAGAATCCAAAGTTCTCTACGCCCTTTATTATCTTTTCAAGAACCTGCATAGAGAAACCAAAAAACTATCttagaaaaaatccaaaattccGGTGATAATCTAGAGGCGAAAATTGATATAACGTAGGTAAAGCCGGTTGTATACAGAAGGGGtatgcattttttattttaagatcaaacaaacaattaactaaatattagttaattaaattttttaaaagcaaCAATTAGTTTGAAAGAAGAGAGAACTATTGCATACCTCTTGGTGGACTTCAGGATCTCTTACTATTCCCCCACTTCCTACCTGTAAAGATTACCACAAAGTCAATTGTAATTTCAAATGACAATTATTTTGTCTTCGTTGTTATGTGATTGTGTGGAAACCTATGTACTTTCCCAGTCTTATGTTTCGGCATTTCATTTCCGTCCCAGAACACTAATTTTATAACCTattttttgtaaagaaaatctGTCTCTGTTCCCCTATTTCAGAGATTCTGTTTTCGTAGTACATAGaccaaaacttttggattcgtaTATATCACTTAAATCAATGGCAGCCTCACTCCACAAAAGTTAGTATTCAATGCATAAATTATTTGGTCTCATGCGCATACTTACAGaagaattataattaaaaggaaTCGTTTAATACAAAATTACTACAGAGTTCTACGACTTAAGATGTTTTCTTGGAGAAAAGAGGTAAAATCTCAGAGTAACTTATTATTGTCTTGTATAACTCAAATGGAATGAAGCAAAGATACAAAAGGTTGCTAGCTATCAAAAGTTGTACAGTTTTATAAGACTACTTGAGGAAGTGAGTAGGGCATTTTCGGAAATAAACTATGAAACTGGGGCACATTTCCAAGAATTTCAAAAGGCGGCTTCACGTTCAGATTTATAACAGAATCTGGTTAGCTTTTGAGATTCATACTTCAATAATTGACtatattaacaaataaaagACAAACTGCCATAACATATTCTTTAATAAAAGAAAGACTTTAACTGGTTTCTTACTTGTTTTCGGCGAGCTTCAAATTGGGGTTTAACCAAAGTGACTAATGCTGCATCTTCCTTCATAGCATTAACTACAGCAGGCATGACCTGCATATGATGAATAAAGATTATTGATGTACTACAAAGTGCACAATCAACAGATACCAAGAGAGTGCCACTTTAAATTAAAGAGGTCTACTTAATCTGGAAGACGTACCAGGAGAATAGAGATAAATGAGAGGTCTAGAGTCACTAAATCAACTTTCTGGGGAAGTCCAGTTAGGTATCTTAAGTTTGTCCTTTCAACCACACTAACACGCTCATCTCGGCGAATTTTGTCTGCCACCTATAAAGAAGCCATTTAAATTTCATCAGCTACAGCCAAAGTACTATCGATTTAAAGATCATCGTCTGGCTcttaaattatcatgaatttATCAATAATAATGCTTATTACTTTGGCAGAGTGTAAAATGACAAGATTAGTTATACCTGTCCATATCCTACATCAACACCATAAACAAACGACGCACCATATTGAAGCAAGCAATCAGTAAATCCTCCGGTCGACAAACCAGAATCAAGAGCTACTTTGCCAGCCACATCAACACCCAACTGTTCAATTGCAGCTTCTAACTTATATCCTGCTCTGAAATAACGGCAAAACAGCaaagttaatttttatatatttataaagttacTGCAGAGAGATTGAAATCTGAGGTAGCAACAGGTTCTTTTAAGGAGTATAATCACCTACATACATATTTTGGAACTTCAGCCATTATCTCTACAACTGATTTGTCAGAGACAGGTGTGCCAGCTTTGTTCACCTTCTTCCCATCTACAAATACTTTGCCTACAGAAAGAACCATTCAGCCATCGAAGTTCATTCCAACACTGAATATGCTTATGCCTCTGATAAATGCAATGACCAAACGCGCTAGGCACGCACACTTGTGCCAAGGGCTTTAAACACAGGAAAAGCACAGATTTTGACATATCCAAGTAAAATGACAAAACTTAACTCTAACCATTGGCTCTCAAAATGGCGTATCCTAGAGTATTGGTGTAAAGTTGAAATAACCAAGAAATGAAGTCTTGTAAATCTAAGAAGCTAAAATAAGAGACACATTATATATAACCTTATAcaagtaattatatgaatataaagaTTAAAGACAACCTTGCAAAATCCATGACTGTATAAACGTCCGGCTGTATTGCTGAAACCTTTCAAGACATACTTCATCCAGCCTCCTTTTCCTAAAATTTATATCAACAATCAAcaatacaatataaaataaaaaatgatggtAAAAAGAACAAAAGGAAATGGACTTTAATACCAATATTTGACGGTTATTGCtacaaaaataacacaattGACCCAATGCTTGAAGATTTTGGGGTCATTTCAAATTACAGGCACATTAGAAAGCAAACATTGTTGAAATAGTAGTGAAAAACTGTAAAACATTTCAGTGAACAGCACAAAAAATTGCATCCAAAAATAAAACTCTTACAACAGAATCCTGCTAGCAGCAATCTGATGATTCATTCTAATAGTCGACTATCCATTTAACCAGCAAGAAAAACAAGCATGAATAGACAGAACTCTTAAAGATAAAGAAGCATACTTTTTAGGTGCTTGAATCTTTCTTGCCTTGGCAACAGCATAGGTTCTAAAAGGATTGTGCATTTCTTGTTTGACCCATTTacctacaaaacaaaatgatTAGTACCCAATAAATAAACAATGCAAAAATGtgaattaaaattatatcatcttACACCACCAAGTGTTTGTGAAAATGACTCtgagaaaaattaaaagatttacgAGTAAGACTAGCTGGGTAAGATTTGCACAAGGAAAAGAAGCTCGAACTGCACAATGAATCGCCATTTTTATTACAGCATGTTGAGATTAATGGAAGCTTAAGAAACCGCAGTGCCATTTCAGTCAGACTTTCCTTTTCATTTGCTAAAACattggttttgttgtgttatCTTGGTGTAGTTCTGACAAAAAGTTGGCAGTCCTTTAAAACGGCGTCGATTTGCATAATTTAAAGTGCAGATcgtacttttaagttttaacataattatactaattctaaaaaaaaacataattatactAGTTTATGTCAtaaaggtttttttttaaggATTAAAGTAAATAGATATGTATGTGAAGATATGCATTACTCGAATATAATCGAATTAACAGActgaattaatttatttagatttgtttgcactggcccaaaaagagctcatatgggctaattcggatttttgagcccaaaagccatcAACTATCCTTTTGTTCCTATCTTAGCTTAATAGttatcttttttagtcattatcttatttttagtcattatcttaattatttagtttagtattatctaaataagagattgtatctcactagactaggttttctattttagggtttgtcccctataaatagctagttttaggtttgtattaactacaactcaaatcaatcaaacaaatacaacttcaaagccctgtgcttttttatccccaacctccgcggttggttaatttaggagtagttttcagtattaatctcgcctgagttcatagctcccagattattactattagatcacgtggttaagtgtctttaaccaaacaacacACTTTTCTGACTAAATTTCGGTCTAAAGCATACTTCCATACAGAACccattataaatttaaagattcgCGTGTCTGGAAATTTTCCACgcaaacatcttttggcgactccactggggacgtGTTATGGTCGATACAAGGATTGCATTTAAGAAGGAAAGTGTCAAATTCAGACTCTTTGCAAGCTGTGGTGCGATCATAGTTTTGATCAAATCATGTCTTATTATTCGAGTCAACTATCGGTGATCATAGAGAATATGAGAGCCGAACGTGCTGCTATCCAAAAGGAGATCATGGccgattttaataaattaaattcggCTATAAATAATCTTGCTAAGGTGTTAGAAGGCGAACAGATCAAAGAGCCAGTCTATGACTATGAGATCACCGAGTTTTCTTTAATCTCTACTAGAGAGATTGATAATGTTGATGAAATCCACACCGATGATGACATCGACGCCGATCTTGACGTTAGTGATACTGAGACCGAAGAAGCTTACATCAATGATGATCCTAATATTAGTATTAACCTTGATGATATCAAGGATGATATTTCTAGGCAAGTCAACGATACTGGGGGGCATGGGCGATCTCCATTCCTTTTAAGGGGTCAAATCCCATCGGATTTTGTACAAACCGATATTGCTGATGATGAAAACACCGAGAGGCAAGGCCGATCACCATTCGCCTTGATAAGTCATGTCGAATTGATTGTTAAGAATCTACCAAGGTATGTGTTGCGGTCAATGATTCATGGAAAATGCAATGAAATTTTTAGTCGAGGTACAACTTACTTTTTACTATATTTTCGGtcaaaaattcaatatatgAAAGAACAGATTAAGccgatttataataaaaagtttCGGTTTAAATTTTGGACGATCTATTTAAAACAACCacgaaagaaaagaaaaggttgatcgtttaaaattgaaagtaagTCGATCACAATATTACAAATTGGTTGATGTTGTGTTAAGTGATCGgttaaaaacgttttaaataagCGAAGGTGGCCGATCAACAATGacgttgtttttaaaaaattaaattgatcggCCAAGTGACGATCAATGCATTTTAAGAGTCCAAGTATGCCGATTCAATGGGTTAAGAAAGTGGTTCAGTGACATTATGAATCGGCCAATTAAATTATTTGTGGAATGGGAAAAGCTAATATGGTGACATGGCGATTAAAAAGAGATTCAGAGTTCAAAAGTTAGGGTTGCTTCGGAGATCAAAGACACGCGATAAAAATACGTCTTCTCACCTTACTTGACATTCAGCTAAAAAGACGtggggggcattgtttgcactggcccaaaaagagctcatatgggctaattcggatttttgagcccaaaagccatcAACTATCCTTTTGTTCCTATCTTAGcttaatagttattttttttagtcattatcttatttttagtcattatcttaattatttagtttagtattatctaaataagagattgtatctcactagactaggttttctattttagggtttgtcccctataaatagctagctttaggtttgtattAACTACAagtcaaatcaatcaaacaaatacaaCTTCAAAGCTCTGTGCTTTTTTATCCCCAACCtccgcggttggttaatttaggagtagttttcagtattaatctcgcctgagttcatagctcccagattattactattagatcacgtggttaagtgtctttaaccaaacaacacACTTTTCTGACTAAATTTCGGTCTAAAGCATACTTCCATACAGAAcccattataaattcaaagattcgcgTGTCTGGAAATTTTCCACGCAAACAagattttagtttggttttgtttttcattaatttggtttgattatgTTCAAATGTTCTAAAATTTTGgttagtttgatttgttttgattttcagcataaaatttatgaaatccACCAAATTGATCAAATTACatataaattgttatttttgtaGCTTTTAAGAGGTTCAAAGtatcttttcttttatataatttttatagattttgaaTAGTAATTTACTCCCTAAATTTATAGATAACGAGCAactaatactaaaataatttttaataacaaaTTGTGATGAAATTTGAGTTATTATACTAATCGAATAGCCATTTTTTGGGTTGGTTATAATTTGATTTCTATATATTTGCAACCAAAAAGAACTAAATGGGTGCATAATAGATATTTTCATATAGCCTCAcacataatatataatatatcaataaaaaatgaGCAAAAAAATGTGGATAATATAAGGATAAGGTATCAACTTACAATACAACCCTCAACcaataaaaaatcaaacaatctTGACACATCATCAATCAGAACCACAAGTTTGGAAGCAATAGAAATTACAAAATCCTATATCctcctcttttattttttgttacaaATTGGTACACATTTAGCTTTAACAGAAGAGAGAAATTAAGACAAAATCATGGCTGCAACTGCTTCTCCAATGGCTAGCCAGCTGAAGAGCAGCTTTGCAAGAGGCTTGCTTACTCCTAAAGGTATTTCTGGTTCTTCATTTAGAGTCTCGCCCACTAAGAGGACCAGTTCCTTCACTGTCAAGGCAATCCAATCAGAGAAGGTAAAAAATTTTCCTCAAAATCTTGTctaatttgatatattattggAATTTGATTGAAATCTTCTAGTTTTGTTGAATGATAATTTAAATGTGAAAAATAGTTAACTTAGTGTTACTTTGATATCgttacaagaaaaaaaaaacgtggTAACATTTTCAAATTGTGTGATATTCTTGAAAATATGAAGCTTGATTTGACGATATTAGAGTTAAATCGATGCCCAAGAATAGTATTATAATAACTTGAATGAAAGGATAGTTTTAGTCTAAACACTTGGCAGCAAACTATTAGGTTGTGGTTTCAATTTTTCCTATAAGCGCTTCTGttttttaactataaaaaagtggcaaatgatattttttataaataaattattaatataaaattttgaagttttattATTGTATTCGTAAATAgaaacaaaatatcaaatgtaaGAGTTGATAAATGTTTGTGCAATATAGATATCAACACATGTAGCTCACACATAATTGATAAGATTGAGTATTACAATATATTGATTTTCAATTGGTTAGACTTATTATCTACTGAgcatataaaatttgaaatttcaagAAATATAGTTTTGGAAATAGAATCAGAATTAAAAGATTCGACAaattttcgtgcaacataaaTCTTAACACATGTAGCATACACTTTTGGATCGATCATATCGAGTATTACAATATGTTAATTTTCAATTAGTTACATCTAACCATCTGTAAAGCATATAATAATTTGGTAATGTATTATACAGCCAACTTACCAAGTAATTCAACCGATCAACGGAGACCCATTCATCGGTAGTCTCGAGACTCCAGTAACATCAAGCCCATTGGTAGCCTGGTACCTCTCCAACTTACCTGCATACAGAACAGCAGTCAACCCGCTTCTCCGAGGAATCGAGGTCGGTTTGGCCCATGGGTTCCTTCTAGTAGGCCCATTTGTAAAAGCAGGCCCATTAAGGAACACAGAATTTGCAGGAGCAGCAGGGTCATTGGCAGCAGGAGGATTAGTAGTAATTCTGAGTGTTTGTTTGACAATGTATGGAGTTGCATCATTCAATGAAGGTGAGGCTTCAACTGCTCCTGGTCTGACCTTGACTGGGAGGAAGAAGGAGGCTGATAAGTTGCAGACTGCTGATGGGTGGGCCAAATTTACTGGTGGGTTCTTTTTTGGTGGGCTTTCTGGTGTCACTTGGGCTTACTTTCTTCTCTATGTTCTTGATCTTCCTTACTTTGTAAAGTAGAGATTAGAATTTGAATGTTGATTAATTCCTATTTGTCTCTCAATGTATATTTTCTTATTTGGGATTAGACATTTTGCAAATGAAAACTGCATATTTGTTTCTCTATGACAATATTTGtgctttaactttttttttagttaaactcATCTTTAACAAATATTCCGCATTTAAATACTCCCACGAGTTACgattattaattttgtatatcCGTAATTTATATGTGGAcggaattataaaaaaatgccTTTGTTTTATGTCAGTTAAAGACAAAGTTTCATGAAAAAAAAAGTCCatatgtataaaataaatagttaaatgattatttaaatgcaaaatattttttaaaaaccaaGTGAAATAAGAGCTATAATATAGTACATGGACTTCGGAATGTGTTTAGCTTATAAAAAAGTTAATGTGTAGTATTAAATTAGAAATTGCTATTCTTTTACTACTTGAAGTTGAAGGGATAACAACTCATAACAAATTTGATATaccagttttttattttttttatttgattgtaAGCATAAATTGTAAATACTTAACAATTTTAGAGCTCAAATTGAGTACATAGAGATTAATGCTATAAAAATCAAGCTGCATTGGTTTGGATCAAGACCAAATACAACCAAGAGAGTTTCAAAGTCGACCAAGCCAAGAAGCAAAAAAATCGAAAATCAATTGAAGAAAACACTTAATAAGATATTTAACGTTCAATAAAT containing:
- the LOC126656625 gene encoding photosystem I reaction center subunit XI, chloroplastic — protein: MAATASPMASQLKSSFARGLLTPKGISGSSFRVSPTKRTSSFTVKAIQSEKPTYQVIQPINGDPFIGSLETPVTSSPLVAWYLSNLPAYRTAVNPLLRGIEVGLAHGFLLVGPFVKAGPLRNTEFAGAAGSLAAGGLVVILSVCLTMYGVASFNEGEASTAPGLTLTGRKKEADKLQTADGWAKFTGGFFFGGLSGVTWAYFLLYVLDLPYFVK
- the LOC126654731 gene encoding uncharacterized protein LOC126654731, encoding MALRFLKLPLISTCCNKNGDSLCSSSFFSLCKSYPASLTRKWVKQEMHNPFRTYAVAKARKIQAPKKKRRLDEVCLERFQQYSRTFIQSWILQGKVFVDGKKVNKAGTPVSDKSVVEIMAEVPKYVCRAGYKLEAAIEQLGVDVAGKVALDSGLSTGGFTDCLLQYGASFVYGVDVGYGQVADKIRRDERVSVVERTNLRYLTGLPQKVDLVTLDLSFISILLVMPAVVNAMKEDAALVTLVKPQFEARRKQVGSGGIVRDPEVHQEVLEKIIKGVENFGFCSKGWIESPLKGAEGNIEFLVYFSRLPEKNTE